In one Prosthecochloris aestuarii DSM 271 genomic region, the following are encoded:
- a CDS encoding enoyl-ACP reductase FabI, producing the protein MPDKAHYGLLKGKKGIIFGPLDESSIGWQIALHAYNEGAEIAISNVATALRFGNIDALSKACGNAPLIVCDASRDEDVNKAFLELKEQIGSVDFIVHSIGMSQNIRKQMPYEELNYEWFMRTLDVSGISLHRIVSSALKNDALNDGASVLALSYIASQRNYWTYSDMGDAKSLLESIVRSYGPRLAKRGIRINTISQSPTYTKAGSGIPGFEQMHEYSDLMSPLGNASAEECAEYSVTLLSDLTRKVTMQNLFHDGGYSSMGATIPMIRLAHEVLHDNDLAERVSLDDYKPSR; encoded by the coding sequence ATGCCTGATAAAGCGCATTACGGTCTTTTGAAAGGAAAGAAGGGGATAATATTCGGTCCTCTGGATGAAAGCAGTATTGGTTGGCAGATTGCTCTTCATGCCTATAATGAGGGTGCCGAGATTGCTATTTCAAATGTAGCTACAGCATTGAGGTTCGGAAATATAGACGCACTTTCCAAAGCATGCGGTAACGCTCCTCTTATCGTATGCGACGCCTCCAGGGACGAGGATGTCAATAAGGCATTCCTGGAGTTGAAAGAGCAGATCGGTTCTGTTGATTTTATCGTTCATTCGATCGGTATGTCTCAAAACATCCGTAAGCAGATGCCTTACGAGGAACTGAACTACGAATGGTTTATGAGGACTCTCGATGTTTCAGGGATCTCCCTGCACAGAATCGTTTCCTCTGCATTGAAAAACGATGCGCTCAATGATGGGGCAAGCGTTCTTGCTCTTTCGTATATTGCTTCTCAGAGAAACTACTGGACCTATTCTGATATGGGGGATGCGAAATCTCTTCTTGAGTCGATCGTTCGAAGTTATGGGCCTCGACTTGCCAAAAGAGGAATACGCATCAATACCATTTCTCAGAGTCCGACCTATACCAAAGCTGGAAGCGGTATTCCCGGCTTTGAGCAGATGCATGAATACAGTGATTTGATGTCACCTCTCGGCAACGCTTCTGCTGAAGAGTGTGCTGAATATTCGGTGACGCTCCTGAGCGATCTCACCAGGAAGGTGACCATGCAAAATCTTTTCCACGACGGCGGTTATAGTTCCATGGGCGCAACGATACCCATGATCAGGCTTGCTCATGAAGTTCTTCATGACAATGACCTTGCCGAACGGGTCAGTCTCGACGATTATAAACCCTCCAGATAA